Proteins found in one Oryza glaberrima chromosome 4, OglaRS2, whole genome shotgun sequence genomic segment:
- the LOC127771299 gene encoding F-box/LRR-repeat protein At2g43260-like, which produces MAAAAATGLPPPLSSGVALPEVLVVWDILVRLPPKPLLRCRLVCRAWRRLTSTRDFLLAHHHHQPSLPVFTGCRNCDVLTVDRRRRLLHPVARFDSSVFCVEEASCDGILVLWRKRAIGAHSSVRFSICNPTTRQSGDIPLPLLTGFMLMGLYRHRPTGEYRLLLYRIELPASERLVDVLIPGDRNACYVYTLGSGDLPRCIGWPEAEANGASVLLHGSLHWYKRIEDMILAFDITAESFRWMRSPFGKAVWRAFHGLFEINCMLGMYCCDDGATFVDIWVLEDYEREVWSLNYRVELPVLEIRRELDVKRDLYSVMVSSEDGDVLVLVNCKRAMLYIGTDGKLLASLPHDNDGLSITPVKLRASLVLHAFFPSLLDYVVNASPFV; this is translated from the coding sequence atggcggcggcggcggcgacaggactcccgccgccgctcagcTCCGGCGTCGCCCTCCCGGAGGTCCTCGTCGTCTGGGACATCCTGGTACGGCTTCCCCCCAAACccctcctccgctgccgcctGGTGTGCCGCGCATGGCGCCGCCTCACCTCCACCCGCGACTTCCTcctcgcccaccaccaccaccagccctCCCTCCCCGTCTTCACCGGCTGCAGAAACTGCGACGTCCTCACCGTcgaccgccggcgccggctcctcCACCCCGTCGCCCGGTTCGACAGCTCCGTCTTCTGCGTGGAGGAGGCCTCCTGCGACGGCATCCTTGTCCTCTGGAGGAAGAGGGCCATCGGTGCCCATTCCAGTGTCCGCTTCTCGATCTGTAACCCGACCACGCGTCAGTCCGGTGACAtcccgctgccgctgctcacCGGGTTCATGCTCATGGGCTTGTACCGGCACCGCCCCACCGGCGAGTATCGGCTTCTGCTCTACAGGATAGAGCTACCTGCTTCGGAGCGGCTCGTTGATGTTCTGATCCCCGGCGATAGAAACGCCTGCTACGTCTACACATTGGGCTCTGGCGATTTGCCGAGGTGCATTGGGTGGCCAGAGGCGGAGGCAAACGGCGCATCTGTGCTGCTGCATGGGAGCCTGCATTGGTATAAGAGAATTGAAGATATGATTTTGGCGTTTGACATTACAGCCGAGTCGTTCCGGTGGATGCGGTCTCCATTCGGCAAGGCGGTGTGGAGAGCGTTTCATGGCCTGTTTGAGATTAATTGTATGCTCGGCATGTACTGCTGTGACGATGGTGCAACATTTGTAGATATCTGGGTGCTGGAGGATTATGAGAGAGAGGTCTGGTCTCTCAATTACCGGGTTGAATTGCCAGTTCTAGAGATCAGGAGAGAGCTTGATGTGAAGCGTGATCTTTACAGTGTGATGGTTTCTTCCGAGGATGGGGATGTGCTTGTGCTGGTTAACTGCAAACGAGCCATGCTCTACATTGGTACTGATGGCAAGCTGTTGGCGAGTTTGCCACATGATAATGACGGCCTCAGTATTACTCCAGTGAAGCTTAGAGCAAGCCTTGTTCTGCATGCATTCTTTCCATCTCTGCTGGACTATGTCGTGAATGCTTCGCCTTTCGTGTGA
- the LOC127769435 gene encoding F-box protein CPR1-like translates to MKRPKAHSKLLPNPSHLAFPLSKKGKRSPRLTSFHGSTAAAATATMAEAATRGLPPVSPGLPLPEELVVWEILVRLPPKPLLRCRLVCRAWRRLTSTRDFLLAHHRHQPSLPLIATCDYADIMYLIDVLTLTLGRRRGAAARLHPVARYASTADYLDSSCDGLLLISWNTGPPQYSICNPTTRQFGDLPLISGFMFLGLYQHSPTGDYRILLYRAEKVVLEDLIPGHVERDASYVYTLGSNDMPRRIGCAEPEMSMLAGHSRRCRPAQLHGSLLHWYHSIKHMILVFDTTAESFRWMRAPIDKTENELNRELWADVLEMDSTLGLYCCNHDKTIVNIWVLQDYEQEVWSIKYQVELPVTCIRGELDVGDSWSVMVSSEDGDEVVVVLVDCGQSVLCFDTDGKLLARLEHDGNDIMVTRMKLKQSLVPHAFFPLLKSYVVNDFPFI, encoded by the coding sequence ATGAAAAGGCCCAAGGCTCATTCAAAGCTCCTACCCAACCCAAGTCACCTCGCCTTTCCCCTCtcaaaaaaggggaaaaggtcGCCTCGCCTCACCTCCTTCCAcggctccaccgccgctgccgcgacggcgaccatgGCGGAGGCGGCAACGCGAGGGCTGCCGCCGGTGAGCCCTGGCCTCCCGCTCCCGGAGGAGCTCGTGGTCTGGGAGATCCTGGTACGCCTACCCCCCAAGCccctcctccgctgccgctTGGTCTGCCGCGCATGGCGCCGCCTCACCTCCACCCGCGACTTCCTCctcgcccaccaccgccaccagccctccctccccctcaTCGCCACCTGCGACTACGCCGATATTATGTACCTCATCGACGTCCTCACCCTCACCCTCGGCCGCCGcaggggcgccgccgcgcggctcCATCCGGTCGCCCGGTACGCCAGCACCGCCGACTACCTGGATTCGTCCTGCGATGGCCTCCTTCTCATCTCCTGGAACACCGGCCCCCCGCAGTACTCCATCTGTAACCCGACCACGCGCCAATTCGGTGACCTCCCGCTGATCTCCGGATTCATGTTCTTGGGGTTGTACCAGCACAGCCCCACCGGCGACTACCGGATTCTGCTCTACCGAGCTGAGAAGGTGGTGTTGGAAGATCTGATTCCTGGGCATGTCGAGAGAGATGCCAGCTACGTCTACACATTGGGTTCCAACGACATGCCCAGGCGCATCGGTTGCGCAGAGCCAGAGATGTCCATGTTAGCCGGCCACAGCAGACGCTGCAGACCTGCCCAGCTTCATGGCAGCCTGCTGCATTGGTACCATAGCATCAAACACATGATTCTGGTGTTCGATACCACGGCCGAGTCGTTCCGGTGGATGCGCGCGCCCATTGACAAGACGGAGAATGAATTGAACCGGGAACTCTGGGCAGATGTGCTTGAGATGGATTCTACACTTGGCTTGTACTGCTGTAATCATGACAAGACGATTGTAAATATCTGGGTTCTGCAGGATTACGAGCAAGAGGTCTGGTCCATCAAGTACCAGGTTGAATTGCCGGTTACATGTATCAGGGGGGAACTTGACGTGGGTGATTCTTGGAGTGTGATGGTTTCGTCCGAGGATGGGGATGAGGTTGTGGTTGTGCTGGTTGATTGCGGACAATCGGTGCTTTGCTTTGATACTGACGGCAAGCTGTTGGCGCGTCTTGAACATGATGGTAATGACATCATGGTTACTCGTATGAAGCTTAAACAAAGCCTTGTTCCACATGCATTCTTTCCGTTGCTAAAAAGTTATGTCGTGAATGATTTTCCTTTCATCTGA